The genomic DNA GATGACCTGCGTGGCACAGGCGATGGTGTCGCCCGCATGGGTCGGGTTCACATGGCTGCCGCCGTTGATGGCAAGGATCGACAGCACATTCTCCAGGCCGTCATACGACAGCGCCCGGCACACCGAGATGATGTGCCCGCCATAGACCAGCCGGCGCCCGCCGCCGGCCGCCATCGCATGTCCGTCGAAATGGGCGCGGGCAGTGTTCTGGTAAAGGCGCGTGGCAATGCTGTGGTCGCTGTCGTTGATGGTCATCGCGCCCGGGTGGTGGATGCGCTCGCCCACGGCGTAGTCGTCCCACAGGTCGGCAACGCCGGTCAGGGAGCAGATGTCGGCGATGCGCGCATCGTAGTCGCCGCAAGCCAGTTGCCCGGCCGGCACCACCGGCTGCGTCGCCGGCACCAGCGCGTCGCCGCAGGCGGCGCCGGGGTCGCGCTTGTGCACCATCACCCAGCGGATCCAGCCCAGCACCTCGCGGCCATGCTGGTTGCGCGCCGTGGAGCGGACATAGACCACCCCGCTCTTGCGGCTGCTGTTCTCCTTCAGGCCGATCACCTCGCTCTCGACGGCCAGCGTGTCGCCCGGAAACACCGGCGCGCGGAAACGTACCTCGGCATAGCCGAGGTTGGCCACCGCGTTGAGCGAGACCTCCGGCACGGTCTTGCCGAAGGCGGTGTTGAACACCAGCAGGTCTTCCAGCGGGCGGCGCTCGAAGCCCAGCCGGTGCGCGTTGGTCTCCGCCGTGCCCAGCACGGCACGGCTGCCGGTCAGGCCGATATACAGGCTGCGATCCCCTTCAGTAAGGGTGCGCGGGGTGGCGTGGCACAGCTTCATGCCGACGCGGAAGTCTTCGAAAAAGTTGCCGTTGCGAGTCTTGCTCATTTCCTGCCCTTCGTGCGCTGCGGCCGCGTGCTGCCACGGCCGGACATGCAGATATGAATCAACTAAGTCCGGACATAGTCGATACCGGCGCGCTTTCCGTCAATCGCCCCCCCCGATATTCCAGGACTGAGGACCCGGCAGGCACGGTGGTTTCACATCAAACAGCGCAAATCCATCGGTTCGGTGATGTCTCAGCCGCTTATCAGCTTTTGGCCGTACATAACAGAAGCGGCCTGACCGATATGCTCCGTTATTTCGTAAATTCCTACACCCCCTCGAAAAACACGTTGATTCGCTCTCCCGCAATTCGTAGACTTATCCCGTATATCGTAGATAAATCCGAAATATTGGAGAGACAACCTTGCCAGCGAAGGTACCCGCCGTCAGCCGAGCCATGGCCGTATTCGAGGCATTCGCCCGCGAAAAGCGCGACCTGTCGAATTCGGACCTGGCCAGGCTGCTGTCGCTTGCCGACAGCAGCTGCTCAGACCTGCTGCACACGCTGCACTCGCTCGGCTACCTGATGCGGACCTCGCGCACCCGGCGCTTCTATCCCACCGGCAGGCTGCTGGAAACCGCGCGCCTGATCGCCGAGACCGACCCGCTCACGCGCATGGCGCAGGAAGCCGTGGCGCGCCTGGCCGATGCCACCAACGAGAGCGCGTTCTTCGGCTTGCTGGAACCGCTCGCCGTGCGCGTTGCCGCGACCGCGCCGAGCCGCCTGCCGCTGCGCTACATCCTCGACGTGGGCGAGCGCGTGGCGCTGCATGCCTCGGCCCTGGGCAAGGCCATGCTGGGCCTGCTGCCGGAGGCAGACGCACGCGCCCGCCTCGACACCATCCGGCGCCCGGCGGTCACCCCCAATACGGTGGTGGACGTCGAGCAACTGATGGCGCAACTGGCCCGCGGCCGCGAGCTGGGCTGGTACGAGGCCCATGACGAGGGCACGGCCGGCGTCACCGCGCTGGCGGTCTCGGCGCAAGTGGGGGAGCGCCCGGTGGCGATCTCGCTGGCCGGGCCGACCGAACGCATCGAAAGACATCGGCAGCCTTATCTGGCGGCATTGCGCGAAGTGCGCGATGCCATGCTGGCCGAACACTGAACCCGCTGAACGCAACGCAACAGGAGCAGAGAGATGGATCTTGGATTGAATGGCCGCGTGGCAATCGTCACCGGCTCGGCACGCGGCATTGGCGCGGAAACCGCCCGCATGCTGGCCCGCGAAGGCATGGCGGTGGTCATCACCGACCTGGACCTCGACGCAGCGAACGAGACCGCGCGCGGCATCGAGGCCGGCGGCGGCAAGGCCATTGCCGTGCAATGCGACGTGCGCAATGAAGAGCAGGTGCGCAACATGGTGGCAGCCGGCAAGGATGCCTTCGGCAGCGTCGACGTGCTGGTCAACAACGCCGGCCTGGTCAAGGACCGCACCATCCTGAAGATGGACGAGGCCGACTGGGACCTGGTGCTGAACGTCACGCTCAAGGGCAGCTTCCACTGCGTGCGCGCCGCCTTGCCCCATATGCATGAGAAGGGCTGGGGCCGCATCATCAACATCAGCTCGCGCGCGCTGTTCGGCAACCCGGGCCAGGCCAACTACTCCACCGCCAAGGCCGGCATCATCGGCTTCACCCGCGCGCTGTCGCTGGAGCAGGCGCGCAAGGGCGTGACCGTCAACGCCATCGCGCCGGGCTATATCGAGACCGAATACATCAAGAGCCTGCCCAACTACGACACCATCCTCGAGAACGTGATGGCGAAGAACGCCGTGACCTTCCCGGGCCAGACCAGCGATATCGCCGGTGCCGTCGCCTTCATGGCGTCGGAGCACGCCCGCTATATCACCGGCACCACCCTGTTCGTGACCGGAGGCCGCTATGGTTGATCCGAACGTTGACGTCGACGGCCTCGATGCCGACCAGCGGCTGCTGCGCGACAACATCCGCCGCTACCTGAAGGAGCACATCGCCCCGCGTATCGACCAGGCCGAGCAGGACAAGCGCTTTCCGCATGAAGTGCTGACCGGCCTGGCCGACTTCGGCTACTTCGGCGGCCATCTGCCCGAGGCGGATGGCGGCCTGGGGCTGGACTACCTGACCTGGGCGGTGATGATGGAAGAAGCCGGCTATTGCTGGCTGTCGCTGCGCATCCTGCTGAACGGGCTGAACATCGTCTCCGGCATCATCAATGCGTATGGCACCGAGGAGCAGAAGGACCGCTTCATGCGCCCGCTGCTGCGCAACGAGCGCAAGACCTTCGTGTCGATCTCGGAACCCGATGTCGGCTCCAACGTCGCCGAAATCAAGACCCGCGCCGACAAGCGCGGCGACCGCTACGTGCTCAACGGCAGCAAGCTGTGGATCACCAACGGCCTGTTCGCCGACTTCGGCATCGTGGTGGCGCGCACCTTCAGCGAGACCTGCAACGGCGAGCTGTCGCTGTTCCTGGTCGAGCGCGACGTCACGCCGTACAGCGCCACGCCGGTCGAGACCATGTTTACGCGCAGCACCGGCACCGCGGCCTTCACCTTCGAGAACGCCGAGGTGCCCGCCGCCAACCTGCTGGGCCAGGAAGGCCAGGGCCTGCGCCAGATCCTGATCGGGCTGAACTTCGGTCGCCTGAACGTGGCCATGGGCGCGGTCGGCGCGGCGCAGTGCGCGCTCGACCTGTCGCAGGACTATGCCCTGCAGCGCAAGCAGTTCGGCCGTCCGATCGGATCGTTCCAGCTGGTGCAGAAGCATATCGTCGACATGACCATGAAAACCCAGGCGGCGCGCTCGCTGGGCTACCGCGCCGCGCGCTCGATGCAGAACGGCACCTCGCGCACCGAATGCTCGATCGCCAAGCTGTACGCCACCGAGGCCGCGTTCGAGGTCTCGAACCTGGCGCTGCAGGTGCATGGCGGCATGGGCTACGCCACCGGCTACCCGATCGAGCGGATCTTCCGCGACACGCGCGGCGGCATGATCCCGGAGGGCACCACCGAGATCCAGACGCTGATCATCGGGCGGGAGATCCTGGGGATCAGTGCGCTGACCTGAGCATCGCCAAGACCGACACCGCCTGAAGAAGGCTCCCCGCTCCCGTCCACGGGAGAGGGAGAAAACCTGAAAAGACACAGAGACACCGGACACCGAGAGACACCATGACCCAACCCGCCATCCTCGACCAAATCGCCAACACCACGCTGTACTGGGAAGACCTGACGCCGGGCATGACCTACACCACCTCGTCGCGCACCATCACCGAGGCCGACGTGGCCGCCTTTGCCGCGCTGACCGGCGATTTCAACAAGGTGCATGTCGACGCCGAATACGCCAAGGGCACCATCTTCGGCCAGCGCATCGCGCACGGCATGCTGGTGGCGTCGTTCATGGCCGGGCTGACTTCGCGCTCGATCCCCAACCAGTTCTTCGAAGGCTCGCTCTTCAGCGTGCTCGAGAACCGCCTGAAGTTTCCCAAGCCCACCTTTATCGGTGACACCATCCGCGTGGAGATCGAGGTGGTCGAGCAGAAGACCACCAGCCGCCCGGATCGCGGCATCATCGCGTTCCTGCGCAAGGGCATCAACCAGCGCGGCGAAGTGGTGGCCGAGATGGCGGCGACCTGCCTGTTCAAGCGCCGCACCGCCGGAGACGCGCAATGAGCGCGCAGCAGATCTGGTTCAGCGACCTGTCGCGGCTGGTCAATCCGCGCTCGATCGTGCTGGTCGGGGCGTCGGAGAAGCCCGACAGCATCGGCGGCCGCACGCTCGAGAACCTCACCACCTTCTCCGAATTCAAGGGCGACCTGTACCTGGTCAATCCCGGTCGTACCGAAATCCACGGCCGTCCCTGCGTCGCGTCGGTCAGCGAGCTGAAGCAGGTGCCGGACCTGGCCATCCTTGCCGTGCGCGCCGACATGGTGATCCAGGCCCTGCGCGACTGCGGCCAGCTTGGCGTGAAGTTCGCCATCGTCTTCACCTCCGGCTTTGGCGAGACCGGCGAAGACGGCCGCGCCATCGAGGCCGAGATGCGCGCGATCGTCGCCAGCACCGGCATGCGCATCTACGGGCCCAACTGCCCGGGCCTGAACAATATGAATGCGCGGCTGGGGCTGACCTTCTCGCCGGCCTGGCGCATCGACCGCCGCCCGGGTCCGATCGGCGTCGCCACGCAAGGCGGCGGCCTGGGCCGCTCGTTCATCCAGGCGATGGACCGCGGCGTCGGCGTGGGCCTGTGGTGCTCCGGCGGCAACGAGGCCGACCTGGAAGTCAGCGACTATATCCACTACATGGCCGACGCCCCGGACATCGAGGTGATCGTCACCACGCTGGAAGGCGTGCGCAACGGCCCGCGCTTCATGGCGGCCGCGCTGCACGCGGCGCGCCGCGGCAAGCCCATCGTCGCGATCAAGGTCGGCAAGTCCGAGTACGGCGCCAAGGCGGCGCAATCGCATACCGCCGCGATCGCCGGCTCGGCCGAGATCAACAGCGCGGTGTTCCGCCAGCTCGGCATTATCGAAGTGGACGACATCGACGAGCTGATCGACGTGGCCTCGCTGCTGGCGCGGCGCAAGCCCACCGGCAACGAGCAGCTGGCGGTGTACAGCTTCTCTGGCGGCACCGCGGCGCTGGCGTCCGACATGGTCGGCGTGGCCGGGCTAAAGCTGTCCGAATTCGCGCCGCGGACGCTGGCGGCGCTGAAGGAGGCCCTGCCCGGCTTTGCCGCGTTCAGCAATCCGGTCGATGTGACCGCCGAAGTGCTGGTCAATACCGAGGTCAGCTACGCCACGCTGAAGGCAACCGCCAGCGATCCGAACACCGACCTGGTGCTGGTGCCGATCCCGGTCGAATACGGCAAGACCACCGCGATGCTGGCCGACAGCATGGTGCGCGTGCAGGCCGAGGAGCCAGACACGCCGATCGTGCCGGTGTGGATGAGCGACCGTACCGGAGAGGGCCAGCGCAAGATGATCGACGGCGGGCTGATGCCGATGCGCGCGGTCGGCAATGCCGTGCTGGCAGTGCGCCGGATGATCGAGTATGGCCGGTGGAAGGCTACCTTCGATCGGGAATGGCAGCCGCTGGCGGGCACCGCCTCGAACGCGGGTGAACGGGCCACCGCCAACCTGTCTGAAGCCCGCACCAAGGCGCTGCTGGAAGCGGCCGGCATCGCCACGCCGCGCGGCGAGGTGGCGCGCTCCGCGACCGAGGCCGCGCGCGCCTTCCGCAATGTCGGCAACGGCAAGGCCGTGATGAAGATCGTCAGCGCGGCGATCACGCACAAGACCGATATCGGCGGCGTGCGCCTGGGCATTGCCTCGGACGGCGCGGCCATGACCGCGTATGAAGAGATCCATGCCAACGGCTCCAGGGCGTGCGACGCGTCGGCGATCGAGGGCGTGCTGGTCGAGCCGATGCTGCCCGGGCCCTTCATCGAAGCCGTGGTCGGCATCCATCGCGACCCCGTATTCGGCCATGTCTGCACCTTCGGCCTGGGCGGCGTCAGCATCGAGCTGTTCAAGGACGTGAGCCGCCGGCTGCTGCCGCTGACGCCGGCATCGGCGCGCCAGATGATCGCCGAGACGCGCTGCTACGAACTGCTCAAGGGCTATCGCGGCCAGCCGCCGTTCGATATCGACGCGCTGGTCGACACGCTGGTCAGGCTGTCCGGCTTTGTCGCGAAGCACGCCGGCAGCATCGAGGAACTTGAAATCAATCCCCTTGCGGTCAGCCCGCAAGGCCAGGGAGTGACCGCGCTCGACGCCGTCCTCTCGTACCAGGGCACGGAGCCTTCGACATGGTAAAGACTGACATCGGCTACACCACCACCGACACCATCATGGTGCGTGGCCTGAACCTCGCCACCGAGATCATCGGCAAGTTCGACTTTGTCGACATGATCTTCTTCACCACGCTGTCGCGCATGCCGACCCCGCGCGAGAAGGTCATGGTCAATGCCTTGCTCGTGACCACGGCCGACCACGGCATCACGCCAAGCTCGCTGTCGGCGCGGCTGACCTACATCGGCGCGCCCGAAGCGCTGCAGGGCGCGGTGGCCACCGGGCTGCTCGGTGCCGGCAGCGTGTTCCTGGGCCCGATGCAGAACGCTACCGAGATGCTCAACGAAGGCGCGCGCGAACTGGGCGACGATGCCAGCGAGGAGCAGGTGCTGGCAACCGCCCGCGCGCTGATCCAGCGCTACAAGGCGAGCCGCCAGCAGGTCTACGGCGTGGGCCACCCGATCCATGTCGACGGCGACCCGCGCGTGCCGGCGCTGCGCGAACTGTCGCGCCAGCATGGCTACTACGGGCTGCACTGGCGCCTGATGGAAGGCATCGTGCACGTGCTGGTCAACGAGCAGAACCGCAAACTGCCGATGAACGTAGTCGGCGCGATCGGGGCAATCGTGGCGGCAATGAGGCTGGACCCGCTGATCGCCCGCGGCCTGGCACTAGTGGGCCGTTCCGCCGGCCTGCTGGCGCACGTGCTCGAGGAAAAGACCCAGCCGATGGCGCGCGAGGCCTGGCAGCTGGTGCTGAAGGACGATCCGCGCAACGTGCTGCCGTAACGAGAGGGGCTTCCACGAGCGAGTGTTGTCTCCCCTCTCCCGCTCGCGGGAGAGGGGAGCAAACCACCAGCCATTGCATGTCCACCACCGCCCCACACCGAACACCCAGGAGTACCCAATGCAGAAACTGACCGACGAGCGGCGCATGATCCAGGAGGCGGCGCGCCAGTTCACGATGGAGCGCGTGCTGCCCATCGCCAACAAGCTGGACCCAGAGAAGGGCCAGATCCCGCGCGACCTGATCGACGAGATGGCCGAGCTCGGCTACTTCGGCATCCTGATTCCCGAGGAATACGGCGGCCTGGGGCTGGGCGCTTATGAGTACTGCCTGGTGGCGGAGCAACTGTCGCGCGGCTGGATGAGCGTGGGCAGCCTGATCGCGCGTGGCAACGGGCTGATCGGCGCGCTCAAGGCGCTGACGCCGCAGAAGAAGGCAGACTACCTGCCGCGCATGGCGCGCGGCGAGCTGCTGGGCGCGTTCTCGCTGTCGGAGCCGAATGCCGGCTCAGATGTCGCCAATATCTCCTGCCGCGCCGTGCGCGACGGCGACGACTGGGTCATCACCGGCAGCAAGTACTGGTGCACCTTCGCCGACGAGGCCGACTTTATCCTGGTGATCTGCCGCACCGACCCGGTGGTCGATCCGAAGGCGCGCCACAAGGGCCTGTCCGCCTTCATGGTGGAGAAGCCGCGCGGCGAGCTGCCGGCCGGCGTCAAGGGCAGCATCATCCCCAAGATCGGCTACCACGGGTGGACTACCTGGGAACTGGCCTTCGACGGCTGCCGCGTGCCGCACGACAAGATGGTGGGCGAGGAAGGCAAGGCGTTCTATCTCGCCACCGCGGGGCTGGAAACCGCGCGCGCCCACACCGCGGCGCGCTCGATCGGGCTAGCGCAGGGTAGCCTGGAAGACTCGATCCAGTACGCCAGGGACCGCGCGCAGTTCGGCAACCCTATCGCCAGCTTCCAGGCGATCCGCTTCAAGCTGGCCGACATGGCGACCCAGATCGAGGCCGCGCGCGCCCTGCTCTACACCGTGTGCGAGAAGATCGACGAGGGCACCCGTGCCGACACCGAGGCCTCGATGGTCAAGCTGTTCGCCAGCGAAATGTGCGAGCGCGTGACCAGCGAAGGCCTGCAGATCCACGGCGGCGCCGGCTACACCACGCACTTCGCGGCCGAGCGCTACTGGCGCGATGCGCGCCTGACCAAGATTTTCGAAGGCACCTCCGAGATCCAGATGCGCATCATCTCCGATGCCATGCTCGGCAAGATCGCCGCCTGAACCGGGAGCACCTGTGCAGAACCAAGCCAACTCCGCGGGCGCCCTCGCCGGGCTGCGCGTGATCGACCTGACGCAGATGCTGGCCGGCCCCTTCTGCACCCAGATCCTGGCCGACCACGGCGCCGACGTGATCAAGGTCGAAGCCATCACCGGCGACGGCACGCGCGTGACCGGGCCGTTCTGCGCCGACGACACGCTGCGCGACTTCGGCGGCTATTTCCAGAGCGTCAACCGCAACAAGCGCTCGATTGCGCTGGACCTGAAAAGCGAAGAAGGCCGCGCCATCGTGCGCCAGCTGATCGACCAGGCCGACATCGTGGTGGAGAACTTCCGCGCGGGCGTGATGGAGCGGCTGGGGCTGTCCTGGGAAACCCTGCGCGAGACCAACCCGCGGCTGGTCTACGGCACCGTGCGCGGCTTCGGCGACCCGCGCAGCGGCGAGAGCCCGTATGCGCAATGGCCGGCCTATGACGTGGTGTCGCAGGCCATGGGCGGCATGATGGGCATCACCGGCCCGGACCGCCACACCCCCACCAAGATTGGCCCGGGGGTGGGCGACACCGTGCCGGCGCTGATGCTGTGCATCGGCATCCTGGCCGCGGTGCACCGCGCGCGCGCGACCGGCCAGGGCCAGTTCGTCGACGTGGCCATGACCGATGCGGTGCTGGCCATGTGCGAGCGCATCGTCTACCAGACCTCCTATACCGGCGAGGTGCCCGGGCCGGAAGGCAACCGCCACCCGCTGCTGTGCCCCTTCGGCCTGTTCCGCGCGCGTGACGGCCAGGTGTCGATTGCCTGCGCCACCGATGCGTTCTGGGAAAAGCTGGCGGTCGCCATCGGCCGTCCCGACATG from Cupriavidus taiwanensis includes the following:
- a CDS encoding IclR family transcriptional regulator; translation: MPAKVPAVSRAMAVFEAFAREKRDLSNSDLARLLSLADSSCSDLLHTLHSLGYLMRTSRTRRFYPTGRLLETARLIAETDPLTRMAQEAVARLADATNESAFFGLLEPLAVRVAATAPSRLPLRYILDVGERVALHASALGKAMLGLLPEADARARLDTIRRPAVTPNTVVDVEQLMAQLARGRELGWYEAHDEGTAGVTALAVSAQVGERPVAISLAGPTERIERHRQPYLAALREVRDAMLAEH
- a CDS encoding MaoC family dehydratase, whose translation is MSKTRNGNFFEDFRVGMKLCHATPRTLTEGDRSLYIGLTGSRAVLGTAETNAHRLGFERRPLEDLLVFNTAFGKTVPEVSLNAVANLGYAEVRFRAPVFPGDTLAVESEVIGLKENSSRKSGVVYVRSTARNQHGREVLGWIRWVMVHKRDPGAACGDALVPATQPVVPAGQLACGDYDARIADICSLTGVADLWDDYAVGERIHHPGAMTINDSDHSIATRLYQNTARAHFDGHAMAAGGGRRLVYGGHIISVCRALSYDGLENVLSILAINGGSHVNPTHAGDTIACATQVIDKIDLGQRHVAGLRLRTIGVKNAGTQAIAFAEPGQGRPAHPPEVVLDLDYTIAMPKRQH
- a CDS encoding CaiB/BaiF CoA transferase family protein; protein product: MPCSARSPPEPGAPVQNQANSAGALAGLRVIDLTQMLAGPFCTQILADHGADVIKVEAITGDGTRVTGPFCADDTLRDFGGYFQSVNRNKRSIALDLKSEEGRAIVRQLIDQADIVVENFRAGVMERLGLSWETLRETNPRLVYGTVRGFGDPRSGESPYAQWPAYDVVSQAMGGMMGITGPDRHTPTKIGPGVGDTVPALMLCIGILAAVHRARATGQGQFVDVAMTDAVLAMCERIVYQTSYTGEVPGPEGNRHPLLCPFGLFRARDGQVSIACATDAFWEKLAVAIGRPDMAHDPDFATNAARACNQQRVIDAIEAFTAVRTKEEIAAVLGGKVPFGPVYTSAEIFADPHYAVREMLVEVEQPGSATPVKIAGVPVKLSETPGAVRRRAPLLGEHTDALLLAAGYADSDIRRLRQAGVVK
- a CDS encoding MaoC family dehydratase gives rise to the protein MTQPAILDQIANTTLYWEDLTPGMTYTTSSRTITEADVAAFAALTGDFNKVHVDAEYAKGTIFGQRIAHGMLVASFMAGLTSRSIPNQFFEGSLFSVLENRLKFPKPTFIGDTIRVEIEVVEQKTTSRPDRGIIAFLRKGINQRGEVVAEMAATCLFKRRTAGDAQ
- a CDS encoding citryl-CoA lyase → MVKTDIGYTTTDTIMVRGLNLATEIIGKFDFVDMIFFTTLSRMPTPREKVMVNALLVTTADHGITPSSLSARLTYIGAPEALQGAVATGLLGAGSVFLGPMQNATEMLNEGARELGDDASEEQVLATARALIQRYKASRQQVYGVGHPIHVDGDPRVPALRELSRQHGYYGLHWRLMEGIVHVLVNEQNRKLPMNVVGAIGAIVAAMRLDPLIARGLALVGRSAGLLAHVLEEKTQPMAREAWQLVLKDDPRNVLP
- a CDS encoding acyl-CoA dehydrogenase family protein, with the protein product MVDPNVDVDGLDADQRLLRDNIRRYLKEHIAPRIDQAEQDKRFPHEVLTGLADFGYFGGHLPEADGGLGLDYLTWAVMMEEAGYCWLSLRILLNGLNIVSGIINAYGTEEQKDRFMRPLLRNERKTFVSISEPDVGSNVAEIKTRADKRGDRYVLNGSKLWITNGLFADFGIVVARTFSETCNGELSLFLVERDVTPYSATPVETMFTRSTGTAAFTFENAEVPAANLLGQEGQGLRQILIGLNFGRLNVAMGAVGAAQCALDLSQDYALQRKQFGRPIGSFQLVQKHIVDMTMKTQAARSLGYRAARSMQNGTSRTECSIAKLYATEAAFEVSNLALQVHGGMGYATGYPIERIFRDTRGGMIPEGTTEIQTLIIGREILGISALT
- a CDS encoding acyl-CoA dehydrogenase family protein, which codes for MQKLTDERRMIQEAARQFTMERVLPIANKLDPEKGQIPRDLIDEMAELGYFGILIPEEYGGLGLGAYEYCLVAEQLSRGWMSVGSLIARGNGLIGALKALTPQKKADYLPRMARGELLGAFSLSEPNAGSDVANISCRAVRDGDDWVITGSKYWCTFADEADFILVICRTDPVVDPKARHKGLSAFMVEKPRGELPAGVKGSIIPKIGYHGWTTWELAFDGCRVPHDKMVGEEGKAFYLATAGLETARAHTAARSIGLAQGSLEDSIQYARDRAQFGNPIASFQAIRFKLADMATQIEAARALLYTVCEKIDEGTRADTEASMVKLFASEMCERVTSEGLQIHGGAGYTTHFAAERYWRDARLTKIFEGTSEIQMRIISDAMLGKIAA
- a CDS encoding SDR family NAD(P)-dependent oxidoreductase; translation: MDLGLNGRVAIVTGSARGIGAETARMLAREGMAVVITDLDLDAANETARGIEAGGGKAIAVQCDVRNEEQVRNMVAAGKDAFGSVDVLVNNAGLVKDRTILKMDEADWDLVLNVTLKGSFHCVRAALPHMHEKGWGRIINISSRALFGNPGQANYSTAKAGIIGFTRALSLEQARKGVTVNAIAPGYIETEYIKSLPNYDTILENVMAKNAVTFPGQTSDIAGAVAFMASEHARYITGTTLFVTGGRYG
- a CDS encoding acetate--CoA ligase family protein, whose product is MSAQQIWFSDLSRLVNPRSIVLVGASEKPDSIGGRTLENLTTFSEFKGDLYLVNPGRTEIHGRPCVASVSELKQVPDLAILAVRADMVIQALRDCGQLGVKFAIVFTSGFGETGEDGRAIEAEMRAIVASTGMRIYGPNCPGLNNMNARLGLTFSPAWRIDRRPGPIGVATQGGGLGRSFIQAMDRGVGVGLWCSGGNEADLEVSDYIHYMADAPDIEVIVTTLEGVRNGPRFMAAALHAARRGKPIVAIKVGKSEYGAKAAQSHTAAIAGSAEINSAVFRQLGIIEVDDIDELIDVASLLARRKPTGNEQLAVYSFSGGTAALASDMVGVAGLKLSEFAPRTLAALKEALPGFAAFSNPVDVTAEVLVNTEVSYATLKATASDPNTDLVLVPIPVEYGKTTAMLADSMVRVQAEEPDTPIVPVWMSDRTGEGQRKMIDGGLMPMRAVGNAVLAVRRMIEYGRWKATFDREWQPLAGTASNAGERATANLSEARTKALLEAAGIATPRGEVARSATEAARAFRNVGNGKAVMKIVSAAITHKTDIGGVRLGIASDGAAMTAYEEIHANGSRACDASAIEGVLVEPMLPGPFIEAVVGIHRDPVFGHVCTFGLGGVSIELFKDVSRRLLPLTPASARQMIAETRCYELLKGYRGQPPFDIDALVDTLVRLSGFVAKHAGSIEELEINPLAVSPQGQGVTALDAVLSYQGTEPSTW